The DNA segment AGCTGCAGGTGGCTGTCTCAACGCGATAAAAACAATTTATTTGGTTTTTCTCGCGTTATATGATTAAGGCAAATCCACTGTTCAACTTCATACAGcggaaaaaggaaaaatattgaGAAAAAAAGGGCTATTAATACCATGTGGAAAAGTATTTAACTGCAATGCCTGGAGATTGATGAAATAGCGATCATCTACCGTCCTTTTCTCATCAGACGATTGACACTACTTTGCTCCATCTCGCTCTCCCTCCCCCTCTCCTCTTACGGGCACGAATCTTAATGCGTCCGTCGCCTTGCTTATAAAAGGAgtctggtctctctctctctctcgttcgctCTCGCTCTCGCGTCCATGGGGAACGCCAATAGCATTCCGGAAGCCCAGCGGACGATGCAGCGCCAGCTCCAGTACTGCCAGGAAATGCGCACCCAGTTGGAATGTCAAGTCTCTTCTCTCGAAACACTAGCCTGGAGGAGGAAGGACGAAATAGAAAGGAACATGGTCAGCGTTTGCTCCTCCCCCAAATCGCTCCGTCTTTGGTTTCCTTTtcccattttttttctctttccggTTCGCTTTCTTGTCATAGTGATGGTATATGTTGTCTCTTACTGCGTAGGCTGATAGTACCCGGAACTTCGGTATCTTTAAGGATTGCCTTGACGAACTTGAGCAAGCGGAGTCAATATTCCAACACCTATCGACAAAGAAATCGATCTGTGAAAAAGAGGTACAAAGACTAGTCTTCCATGGCAGTGGATCTTATTTTGCTCATGCTATTACATCGAGTCGATCGATTAGATGCAATTAGTTCCATGAGGATGTTCTGCACCTTCCTGATCTGTAGTTCATATGTATCTTGCATTAAACAATCAAAAGGAAAAGGTTCAAGAAAGTCATATGGATGATTATTTTTCTTCAAATGAACAAGGCGTTCTTGAATGCAGTAATAATCTTTGATTTGTGCAGGATAATTCTTCGATACCATGGCATAAGGACATTCTTTTCTGTTTGTCATAGGCACAGAGATAATCGTAGCTTTCAAGAAGATAGTCCTTCCATAAATTCCATGAAGATGTTCTGAACATTCGTAATTTGTATTTCATATATATCTTGCATAAAATCATCTAAGGAAAAGGTTCATGAAAGTCACATCAACATTCTTTCAATTAATAGAATTCTTATTCTTTTACGGATCACTTTCTTATAATTACTAAATATTCGCAATCTTGATGTTAGTCCTTGAAAATGATACAACTGCTAGACAAATTGCTGCacatcattttcttttctttattttaagAGGTCTTCAATGCAATAGTCTCTGGTATTTTCaggatgctttttttttttttggagcaaTGGTCTGGAACTTTTCACCTCATGATGCACACAATGTTGGTCTAGCTATTAAGATGAGAGCCCGTCCTTCTTATTCAGTTATTTAATGTTGATGTGTGATCAAATTGATGTCTAATTAACACTAATGACATATATAAAAAGTCCTAGGTGGtttgattcttttttattttgtgacTGACTATTATATATCTAACAAAAATCTAAAGTCTTTTCATTCTTGTATGAAATTTTGGTCATTCTAAACTTTGAGGATCAGTTCTCTTATACAGTGTTGATATGGATTTGATGGGAATAACTCGCTGAGTCAATCACAAATAAATTTTCTGTAGATCTTTTTTATGTGGATATAAAGAAATTTATGTAACATAAATTTGCTGAGGTGGAACTTTGCTGTTGTGGTTCCTTAAGTTCTCTTATCGTCTTTTGTTCTTAATTGTCAGCCTATTTTTGTGGCTCTCCAGGTTGCAAGATTATCCGATGAGCTTAATGACTTAGATCCAGAAAGTGCAGCCAGGGCTGGCGAGCATTCtccagaaacctctgcagaaataagAGAATCCCCTGAAAGTGGTACGCATATCTACAGAATCTTGTCTGAGGTGATCATGTCGATCACAGATGTATAAGTTCACATTTCAAGATGCTTAGTTACTCTTAGAAGCAAGAAAGATACTGCTGCATCAGCTCTGCAGAAACCAATATTTGAAGTCGGGTATAATAGATTGGCCAAGAATAGAACTTAATCAGACACATGAATAGAACTTCTGTTCATCTGATTCTGAAGTTGCTTAAATTAGTGAACTAACAGTTTTCTTGATTCTAGATAATTGTATTTCTGAAATAACGCGCATGTTGATGAAATGTAGAGCATGATAATTTTTCTTCCATCTCGATATCTGGGAAATTTGTTCATATTAGCTCAGCGTTTCGAATAGAATCAACAAAGATTTGTTATGTATCTATGGATTTTGTAGCCTATGGTAATGTTTCTTTCGTAATTGCCTGTGTGATTGCTGCACCGTGCAGGTTTCAGCATAGACTATGACACATTCTTCGGTAAGCAGAAGACACAACCACATTATCCTTATGTCAAAGATTCTTGAAGATAAACCGGTTCCACTAGTTCATGGTATGAAGAAATATGTCTCATTAGATTTGGCTCCACTGATTTTGTTCGAGTACCGTCTTGAGTTTTCTTGTTATATCACCATACGCACTACAGCCATGATGAACTCCATTGTCATTTATTGATAGACTGATGTATTACTCCCTTTCGAAGTCCAATGTGACAAGACAATGATGCCTGGTAGGATTGACTTTTCTTGCACTCTTTCGGATCTGTAATCCTTGCTTTGACAATGAACATTTGCCCATCCAACAAAACTGGAACAATGCAGTTCTTGAATGATTTCTCTTCTCATCTTCTGCTATACCATTCTTGAATGTCTTGGTGATGTTTAACACCCAGAATCAATGGTAGTAGTGTTACAGGGAAAGCTGGTCAAGCCAATTTATCAAAAGACATTTATGTAGCATCAACCAACACTGCATGTTTGCAGTGTCTTCTTCTATCTAACCAGAGAACCCACAGACCAATTGCTCCACCGGCCTCCAAATCAGAGAAAGATGAGCACTGGGAgatgcatgatatatatatatatatatatatatatatatatatatatatatatatatatatatatatatatatataatgttcgtACCCCTCTATATCTGTGCTAAGAATAAGTAAATTGTCATAAATTTTTAGTGAATACATTggagaggtttttttttttcttacccaAATTATCTTATTCTACTCTTCCTTTTTCGTCTTTCATTTGATGTGATAGTTAAGTTAACTCATAGCTCATTCCCAACACATGTCCCTGTAAAAACAAAGCATAATTACAATTTATGATGTACAGCATgaatatttttgaaataaatttaGTTTATAAATGAGAATAAATTTAAGGGGGAAGAATGTTACAGTATTAAActtattttgattcataataataaATTCATTGCATGGTAGTAATCAAGTTAAATTAAAAATTGGGTACTCAAGAGACCGAAAAGAATTCAATTTGGATTTTTACCTCGGAGTTACTTCATACAAAAACAAATGAATAATTGAGTATTAAATAGATTCACAATGATAAATTTAATTATCGCATGGTAGTAATAAAGTTAAATTAGAATTGAGTACTAGCTACTTCATATGAGAAACAAACAAATGAATAAATGACGAATATTCTTATACACATAAGAATTAAAGTTTTCAAATATTTCTCAACGAGACTTATGTACCAAAAGAGAATAAATTTAAAGGGGGAAGATTGTTAAGAGTATTAAAAGTTTTCAGATTCACAC comes from the Musa acuminata AAA Group cultivar baxijiao chromosome BXJ1-10, Cavendish_Baxijiao_AAA, whole genome shotgun sequence genome and includes:
- the LOC108951511 gene encoding uncharacterized protein LOC108951511, whose protein sequence is MGNANSIPEAQRTMQRQLQYCQEMRTQLECQVSSLETLAWRRKDEIERNMADSTRNFGIFKDCLDELEQAESIFQHLSTKKSICEKEVARLSDELNDLDPESAARAGEHSPETSAEIRESPESGFSIDYDTFFGKQKTQPHYPYVKDS